From Thermodesulfovibrionales bacterium:
GCCAACTTACATTGGTGGATTAGGTTTTACAATGAAATGGAATATGGGATGGATGCATGATACGTTATTCTATTTTTCAAGAGATCCCATTTATAGAAAATATCATACCAATGCTATAACATTTAGTCTCTTATATGCATTTTCAGAAAATTTTGTTTTGCC
This genomic window contains:
- a CDS encoding 1,4-alpha-glucan branching enzyme; amino-acid sequence: MNEVTHGYYPGTLTIAEESTSWPMVTRPTYIGGLGFTMKWNMGWMHDTLFYFSRDPIYRKYHTNAITFSLLYAFSENFVLP